In Ailuropoda melanoleuca isolate Jingjing chromosome X, ASM200744v2, whole genome shotgun sequence, a single genomic region encodes these proteins:
- the USP27X gene encoding ubiquitin carboxyl-terminal hydrolase 27: MALSCLVPPAAPWVAQRLLGQKAHRQLLIPPANSSTPPRPWEPEAETRLRTPPQPRPRPPPRPRPRRGPGGGCLDVDFAVGPPGCSHVNSFKVGENWRQELRVIYQCFVWCGTPETRKSKAKSCICHVCGTHLNRLHSCLSCVFFGCFTEKHIHEHAETKQHNLAVDLYYGGIYCFMCKDYVYDKDIEQIAKEEQGEALKLQASASTEVSHQQCSVPGLGEKYPTWETTKPELELLGHNPRRRRITSSFTIGLRGLINLGNTCFMNCIVQALTHTPILRDFFLSDRHRCEMPSPELCLVCEMSSLFRELYSGNPSPHVPYKLLHLVWIHARHLAGYRQQDAHEFLIAALDVLHRHCKGDDAGKAANNPNHCNCIIDQIFTGGLQSDVTCQACHGVSTTIDPCWDISLDLPGSCTSFWPMSPGRESSVNGESHIPGITTLTDCLRRFTRPEHLGSSAKIKCGSCQSYQESTKQLTMNKLPVVACFHFKRFEHSAKQRRKITTYISFPLELDMTPFMASSKESRMNGQLQLPTNSGNDENKYSLFAVVNHQGTLESGHYTSFIRHHKDQWFKCDDAVITKASIKDVLDSEGYLLFYHKQVLEHESEKVKEMNTQAY, translated from the coding sequence ACCCGGCTCCGTACCCCGCCGCAGCCTAGGCCAcggcccccgccccggccccggccccggcgcGGCCCTGGGGGCGGATGCCTGGATGTGGATTTCGCTGTGGGTCCACCAGGCTGTTCCCACGTGAACAGCTTTAAGGTGGGAGAGAACTGGAGGCAGGAACTGCGGGTGATCTACCAGTGCTTCGTGTGGTGTGGAACCCCAGAGACCAGGAAAAGCAAGGCAAAGTCGTGTATCTGCCATGTGTGTGGCACCCATTTGAACAGACTTCACTCTTGCCTTTCCTGTGTCTTCTTTGGCTGCTTCACAGAGAAACACATTCATGAGCACGCCGAGACAAAACAACACAACTTAGCCGTAGACCTTTATTATGGAGGTATATACTGCTTTATGTGTAAGGACTATGTATATGACAAAGACATTGAGCAAATTGCCAAAGAAGAGCAAGGAGAAGCTTTGAAATTACAAGCCTCCGCCTCAACCGAGGTTTCTCACCAGCAGTGTTCAGTGCCGGGACTCGGTGAGAAATACCCAACCTGGGAGACGACCAAACCCGAGTTAGAACTGCTGGGGCACAACCCACGGAGAAGAAGAATCACTTCGAGCTTCACCATCGGCTTAAGAGGACTGATCAATCTTGGCAACACGTGCTTTATGAACTGCATCGTCCAGGCCCTTACCCATACTCCGATCCTGAGAGATTTCTTCCTCTCCGACAGGCACAGATGTGAAATGCCAAGCCCTGAGTTGTGTCTGGTCTGTGAGATGTCTTCACTTTTTCGGGAGTTGTATTCTGGAAACCCATCTCCTCACGTTCCTTATAAGTTACTGCACCTGGTATGGATACATGCCCGGCACTTAGCCGGATACAGGCAACAGGATGCCCACGAGTTCCTCATCGCAGCACTAGATGTCCTGCACAGGCACTGCAAAGGTGATGATGCTGGGAAGGCCGCCAACAATCCCAACCACTGTAACTGCATCATAGACCAAATCTTCACAGGTGGCCTGCAGTCTGATGTCACCTGTCAAGCCTGCCATGGCGTCTCCACCACCATAGACCCATGCTGGGACATCAGTTTGGACTTGCCTGGCTCTTGCACTTCCTTCTGGCCCAtgagcccagggagggagagcagtGTGAATGGGGAAAGCCACATACCAGGAATCACCACCCTCACGGACTGCTTGCGAAGGTTTACGAGGCCAGAGCACTTGGGAAGCAGTGCCAAAATCAAATGCGGTAGTTGCCAAAGCTACCAGGAATCTACCAAACAGCTCACAATGAATAAATTACCTGTTGTTGCCTGTTTTCATTTCAAACGGTTCGAACACTCGGCCAAACAGAGGCGCAAGATCACTACATACATATCCTTTCCTCTGGAGCTGGATATGACACCATTTATGGCCTCGAGTAAAGAGAGCAGGATGAATGGACAGTTGCAGCTGCCAACCAATAGTGGAAACGATGAGAATAAGTATTCCTTGTTTGCTGTGGTTAATCACCAAGGAACCTTGGAGAGTGGCCACTACACCAGCTTCATCCGGCACCACAAGGACCAGTGGTTCAAGTGTGATGATGCCGTCATCACCAAGGCCAGTATTAAGGACGTTCTGGACAGTGAAGGGTATTTACTGTTCTATCACAAACAGGTCCTGGAACATGAGtcagaaaaagtgaaagaaatgaatacaCAAGCCTACTGA